The Paracoccus liaowanqingii genome window below encodes:
- a CDS encoding FliM/FliN family flagellar motor switch protein: MDALKHLIDTDTIQVEVTIRLGRTRQTVSQLSALRPDDVLVLDQAIEDGVEICIGDKVIARGELTGDGGTEDRLCVRVVAASGTP; the protein is encoded by the coding sequence ATGGACGCCCTGAAGCATCTGATCGACACCGACACGATCCAGGTCGAGGTGACCATCCGCCTCGGCCGCACGCGACAGACCGTTTCACAATTGTCGGCGCTGCGTCCCGACGATGTGCTGGTGCTGGATCAGGCCATCGAGGACGGGGTCGAGATCTGCATCGGAGACAAGGTCATCGCGCGCGGCGAACTGACCGGCGATGGCGGAACCGAGGACCGGCTGTGCGTGCGGGTGGTGGCGGCGTCGGGGACGCCGTGA
- a CDS encoding exodeoxyribonuclease VII small subunit codes for MSDITTLSFEEAMRELEATVGKLETGEATLEESIALYERGAALRAHCEARLREAEERVEKITLAANGQPAGAEPVEGL; via the coding sequence ATGAGCGATATCACCACCCTCTCGTTCGAGGAGGCCATGCGCGAGCTGGAGGCCACGGTCGGCAAGCTGGAGACCGGCGAGGCGACGCTGGAGGAATCCATCGCGCTGTACGAGCGGGGTGCGGCCCTGCGCGCACATTGCGAGGCCCGCCTGCGCGAGGCCGAGGAGCGGGTCGAGAAGATCACCCTGGCGGCGAACGGCCAGCCTGCGGGCGCCGAGCCGGTCGAGGGCCTGTGA
- the dxs gene encoding 1-deoxy-D-xylulose-5-phosphate synthase, with protein MTDRPKTPLLDRVSLPSDLKSLSDVELRHLADELRSETISAVSATGGHLGAGLGVVELTVALHAVFDTPRDKLIWDVGHQCYPHKILTGRRDRIRTLRMGGGLAGFTKRAESPYDPFGAGHSSTSISAALGFAMARELGGDPGDAIAVIGDGAMSAGMAYEALNNAGHEGKRLFVILNDNEMSIAPPVGAMSSYLTRLYAGGPFQELKAVAKGAVGMLPDALQEGARRAKEMLKGMTVGGTLFEELGFSYIGPVDGHDMEQLLPLLRTLRARADGPVLIHVVTKKGKGYAPAEAAADRGHATGKFDVVTGVQAKAKSNAPSYTAVFAQALIDEAARDDRILGVTAAMPDGTGLKQFAQRFPRRCFDVGIAEQHAVTFSAGLAAGGMKPFCAIYSTFLQRGYDQVVHDVAVQNLPVRFAIDRAGLVGQDGPTHSGAYDIAFLANLPGFVVMAAADEAELVHMVATAAAHDSGPIAFRFPRGEGTGVEMPERGQVLPIGKGRMIAEGKTVAILSFGTRLSEVMAAREALMARGITPTVADARFAKPLDRDLILRLARDHEALITIEEGAVGGFGSHVAQLLAEEGVFDSGLRFRSMVLPDAFVDHDAPQAMYDTSALNARHIEAKVLSVLGVGSLDTRRA; from the coding sequence ATGACCGACCGACCCAAGACGCCCCTGCTCGACCGTGTGTCGCTGCCGTCCGACCTCAAATCGTTGAGCGATGTCGAATTGCGCCATCTGGCCGACGAGCTGCGGTCCGAGACGATCAGTGCCGTCAGCGCGACCGGCGGCCATCTGGGCGCGGGTCTGGGCGTGGTCGAGCTGACCGTGGCGCTGCATGCCGTCTTCGACACGCCGCGCGACAAGCTGATCTGGGATGTCGGCCACCAGTGCTATCCCCACAAGATCCTGACCGGGCGGCGCGACCGCATCCGCACGCTGCGCATGGGCGGCGGGCTGGCGGGCTTCACCAAGCGGGCGGAAAGCCCCTACGATCCGTTCGGGGCGGGCCATTCCTCGACCTCGATCAGCGCGGCCCTGGGCTTTGCCATGGCTCGCGAGTTGGGCGGCGACCCGGGAGATGCGATCGCCGTCATCGGCGACGGCGCGATGAGCGCGGGCATGGCCTATGAGGCGCTGAACAATGCGGGCCACGAGGGCAAGCGGCTGTTCGTGATCCTGAACGACAATGAGATGTCGATCGCTCCGCCGGTTGGCGCGATGTCCTCGTATCTGACGCGGCTTTATGCCGGTGGACCCTTTCAGGAGCTGAAGGCCGTGGCCAAGGGGGCTGTGGGCATGCTGCCCGACGCGCTGCAGGAAGGCGCGCGCCGGGCCAAGGAGATGCTCAAGGGCATGACGGTCGGCGGCACCCTGTTCGAGGAGCTGGGCTTTTCCTATATCGGTCCGGTTGACGGGCATGACATGGAACAGTTGCTGCCGCTGCTGCGCACCTTGCGGGCGCGGGCGGACGGGCCGGTCCTGATCCATGTCGTCACCAAGAAGGGCAAAGGCTATGCCCCGGCCGAGGCGGCGGCCGACCGGGGCCATGCGACGGGCAAATTCGACGTGGTGACGGGCGTTCAGGCCAAGGCGAAATCCAACGCGCCAAGCTATACCGCCGTCTTCGCGCAGGCGCTTATCGACGAGGCCGCCCGCGACGACCGCATCCTGGGTGTCACGGCGGCCATGCCGGACGGGACGGGGCTCAAGCAGTTCGCGCAGCGCTTTCCGCGCCGCTGCTTCGACGTGGGAATCGCCGAACAACATGCGGTGACCTTCTCCGCCGGGCTGGCGGCGGGGGGGATGAAGCCCTTCTGCGCGATCTATTCGACCTTCCTGCAGCGCGGCTATGATCAGGTCGTCCATGACGTGGCGGTCCAGAACCTTCCGGTGCGCTTCGCCATCGACCGTGCGGGGCTGGTGGGCCAGGACGGCCCGACCCATTCGGGCGCCTATGACATCGCCTTTCTGGCCAACCTGCCGGGCTTCGTGGTGATGGCCGCCGCCGACGAGGCGGAACTGGTCCATATGGTGGCCACCGCCGCCGCCCATGACAGCGGACCCATCGCCTTCCGCTTTCCACGCGGCGAGGGCACCGGGGTGGAGATGCCCGAGCGCGGGCAGGTCCTGCCCATCGGCAAGGGCCGCATGATCGCCGAGGGCAAGACGGTCGCCATCCTGTCCTTCGGCACCCGCCTGTCCGAGGTGATGGCCGCCCGCGAGGCGCTGATGGCCCGCGGCATCACGCCGACCGTGGCGGATGCGCGCTTCGCCAAGCCCCTGGACCGTGACCTGATCCTGCGTCTGGCCCGCGATCACGAGGCGCTGATCACCATCGAGGAGGGCGCCGTCGGCGGCTTCGGCAGCCATGTGGCCCAGCTTCTGGCCGAGGAGGGGGTCTTCGACAGCGGTTTGCGCTTCCGGTCGATGGTCCTGCCCGATGCCTTCGTGGACCATGACGCCCCGCAGGCGATGTACGATACCTCGGCCCTGAACGCCCGCCATATCGAGGCGAAGGTGCTGTCGGTTCTGGGCGTCGGCTCGCTTGACACGCGCCGCGCTTGA
- a CDS encoding flagellar biosynthesis protein FlhA, translated as MTPIGAVAGKSGRFLDAPLLVTGGLVLVVISLVIPLPAGVLDFGIAISIASAVLILVMASLVEKPTDFQAFPVLLLVSLVIRLSLNVSSTRLILTDGQNGTEAAGQVINGFANFVAGGSILVGITVFAVISVVNFMVITKGSGRMAEVAARFALDSLPGKQLAIDGDLNAGAIDHQEAKRRRIQEQREISFFGSLDGASKFVKGDAVAGIVITLINLCVGLAVGITVHGMPLGEAVSTYSHLTVGDGLVSQIPALITSMAAALLLSRGGATETTAGLLSSEFSRSWQPAAMVAAAMVIISLVPGMPKALFLGIAAGMATLAWKIARHMRAAAEALPDLAAGDVGAKPAARIGDVLDTDDISVEIGSDLIVTALDQARGLGSRISNLRIHIARSFGLILPDVRITDTDDLAPGDYQIRIQGVIRGRGTLRPAEILALGPDAVLAELRGISVREPVYASPAKWIQPDDQEDAATMGATVVTPMEVLSTHLMEVVKANLPALLTLGAMQRQIEELKTLSDTGRADRYRKYFDSMVPDKVTPETLLAILRALLEERISIRNLPLIVDAICEFRGIEQPEAIYELVRKRLRGQITQQYADDLGRLAALQLHPSWEAEFVRADGETGRPGGGAMTPAMSRRLVDAVRKSLSLAEPAARTVLLTPDHRRRMIRAVLGANGMAVPVLGLEEVDPSAELRLLGTVEAA; from the coding sequence ATGACCCCCATCGGCGCCGTGGCGGGCAAGTCGGGCAGGTTTCTGGACGCTCCCCTGCTGGTCACCGGCGGGCTGGTCCTGGTCGTCATTTCGCTGGTGATCCCCCTGCCGGCCGGGGTGCTGGATTTCGGCATCGCCATCTCGATCGCATCGGCAGTGCTGATCCTGGTCATGGCCTCGCTGGTCGAGAAACCGACCGACTTCCAGGCCTTTCCCGTCCTGCTGCTGGTCAGTCTGGTGATCCGGCTGTCGCTGAACGTGTCCTCGACCCGGCTGATCCTGACGGACGGGCAGAACGGGACCGAGGCGGCAGGGCAGGTCATCAACGGATTTGCCAACTTCGTCGCCGGGGGCTCGATCCTGGTGGGGATCACGGTCTTTGCGGTGATCTCGGTGGTGAACTTCATGGTCATCACTAAGGGCTCGGGCCGGATGGCCGAAGTTGCGGCGCGGTTCGCGCTGGATTCGCTGCCCGGCAAGCAGCTGGCCATCGATGGCGACCTGAATGCCGGCGCCATCGACCATCAGGAGGCCAAGCGCCGCCGCATCCAGGAACAGCGCGAGATCAGCTTCTTCGGTTCGCTGGACGGGGCCTCAAAATTCGTCAAGGGCGACGCAGTGGCGGGGATCGTCATCACCCTGATCAACCTCTGCGTCGGCTTGGCCGTCGGCATCACCGTCCACGGCATGCCCCTGGGAGAGGCGGTCTCGACCTATTCCCACCTCACCGTCGGTGACGGGCTGGTCAGCCAGATCCCCGCGCTGATCACCTCGATGGCGGCCGCCCTGCTGCTGTCGCGCGGGGGCGCCACCGAGACGACGGCGGGCCTTCTGTCGAGCGAGTTCAGCCGCAGCTGGCAACCGGCGGCGATGGTGGCGGCGGCGATGGTGATCATCTCGCTTGTACCGGGCATGCCGAAGGCGCTGTTTCTGGGGATCGCGGCGGGTATGGCCACCTTGGCGTGGAAGATCGCGCGCCACATGCGGGCCGCCGCAGAGGCCCTGCCGGATCTGGCCGCCGGGGATGTCGGCGCCAAGCCTGCCGCCCGGATCGGGGACGTGCTGGACACGGATGATATCAGCGTCGAGATCGGGTCCGACCTGATCGTGACCGCACTGGATCAGGCGCGGGGCCTGGGCAGCCGGATCAGCAACCTGCGGATCCATATCGCGCGCAGCTTCGGCCTGATCCTGCCGGATGTGCGCATCACCGATACCGACGATCTGGCGCCGGGCGATTACCAGATCCGGATCCAGGGCGTCATCCGCGGACGCGGCACCCTGCGTCCGGCCGAGATCCTGGCGCTTGGGCCGGATGCGGTGCTGGCCGAGTTGCGGGGCATTTCCGTGCGAGAGCCCGTCTATGCCAGCCCCGCCAAGTGGATCCAGCCCGACGACCAGGAGGATGCGGCGACCATGGGCGCCACCGTCGTCACGCCGATGGAGGTTCTGTCGACCCACCTGATGGAGGTGGTCAAGGCCAACCTTCCCGCCCTGCTGACCCTGGGCGCCATGCAGCGCCAGATCGAAGAGCTGAAGACCCTGTCGGACACGGGTCGCGCCGACCGCTATCGCAAATATTTCGACAGCATGGTCCCCGACAAGGTGACCCCTGAAACCCTGCTGGCGATCCTGAGGGCTTTGCTGGAGGAGCGGATCTCGATCCGCAACCTGCCGCTGATCGTGGACGCGATCTGCGAGTTCCGCGGCATCGAACAGCCCGAGGCGATCTATGAGCTGGTGCGCAAGCGCCTGCGCGGGCAGATCACCCAGCAATATGCCGACGATCTGGGCCGCTTGGCGGCCCTGCAGCTGCATCCCTCATGGGAGGCCGAGTTCGTCCGCGCCGATGGCGAGACGGGTCGGCCGGGCGGCGGGGCGATGACCCCCGCCATGTCGCGCAGGCTGGTCGATGCCGTGCGCAAGTCGCTGTCCCTGGCCGAGCCTGCCGCGCGCACCGTGCTTTTGACGCCCGACCATCGCCGTCGCATGATCCGTGCCGTGCTGGGCGCCAACGGCATGGCGGTCCCCGTCCTGGGTCTGGAAGAGGTCGACCCCTCGGCCGAACTGCGCTTGCTGGGCACGGTCGAGGCGGCATGA
- the fliF gene encoding flagellar basal-body MS-ring/collar protein FliF yields the protein MQKLQDYWNERSSQQRVILGAAFLGAFLVIALFGWLASRPSMALIYGGLDSAQAGEVIAGIERVGVPYEVRGDAIWVAVDQRDRLRMDLAAQGLPAAGSTGYELLDGMSGFGTTSQMFDAAYWRAKEGELARTILALPNVQTARVHLALDTGRGYRRDRNGSASVTLTTNGQPISRDQAASLKYLISSGVPGMQPDRVTVIDSQRGIVASTEDQTGADRAAEMKRNVERILEPHVGVGNAIVELNLDLMTETELLTEQRFDPEQRALISTVTEETTDESNSTGTGAVTAASNLPDAEEQPGDSSQSARAENRSQANYEVSRTTREVQRQPGATRRLTVAVLVNGVPQTDAEGQTTLAPRPDAELETLRELVASAVGFDAARGDLITVKSLPFASLGEGGTLAAPGFLDRLALNDLARIALIGIFALAIILAVLRPMLRSRSQPAAPMLDDSLPPMPPMAMMAPMMSPMSGGLDGFINEDFSTSPDHPRIAPFDFAGVEPLALPSADPVARLKAMMKERHEGSVKILSGWIDNKESVN from the coding sequence TTGCAAAAACTGCAGGACTACTGGAACGAGCGAAGCTCTCAACAGCGGGTGATCCTGGGGGCGGCCTTTCTGGGCGCATTTCTGGTGATCGCGCTGTTCGGCTGGCTGGCCAGCCGGCCCAGCATGGCCCTGATCTATGGGGGGCTCGACTCTGCCCAGGCCGGTGAGGTGATCGCCGGGATCGAGCGGGTCGGCGTTCCCTACGAGGTGCGCGGCGATGCCATCTGGGTGGCGGTCGACCAGCGCGACCGGCTGCGCATGGACCTGGCGGCGCAGGGACTGCCCGCGGCCGGCAGCACCGGATACGAGCTGCTGGACGGCATGTCGGGATTCGGCACCACCTCGCAGATGTTCGACGCCGCCTATTGGCGTGCCAAGGAGGGCGAGCTGGCGCGCACGATCCTGGCCCTGCCCAACGTCCAGACGGCGCGCGTGCATCTGGCGCTGGACACCGGGCGCGGCTATCGGCGCGACCGGAACGGCAGCGCCTCGGTCACGCTGACCACGAACGGCCAGCCGATCAGCCGCGATCAGGCGGCCTCGCTGAAATACCTGATCTCGTCCGGAGTGCCGGGGATGCAGCCGGACCGCGTGACCGTGATCGATTCGCAGCGCGGCATCGTCGCCTCGACCGAGGATCAGACCGGGGCCGACCGCGCGGCCGAGATGAAGCGCAATGTCGAACGCATCCTTGAGCCGCATGTCGGGGTCGGCAATGCCATCGTCGAGCTGAACCTGGACCTGATGACGGAAACCGAACTGCTGACCGAACAGCGCTTCGACCCCGAGCAGCGGGCGCTGATCTCGACCGTCACCGAAGAGACCACGGACGAGAGCAATTCGACCGGCACCGGGGCCGTCACGGCGGCCTCGAACCTGCCCGATGCCGAGGAGCAGCCGGGCGACAGCAGCCAGAGCGCACGGGCCGAAAACCGCAGCCAGGCCAATTACGAGGTCAGCCGCACCACCCGCGAGGTGCAACGTCAACCCGGCGCGACCCGGCGCCTGACGGTCGCGGTGCTGGTCAACGGCGTGCCCCAGACCGATGCCGAGGGTCAGACGACGTTGGCCCCCCGCCCGGATGCCGAACTGGAGACTCTGCGCGAACTGGTCGCCTCGGCGGTAGGTTTTGACGCGGCGCGGGGCGACCTGATCACCGTCAAGTCGCTGCCCTTCGCCAGCCTGGGCGAGGGCGGCACGCTGGCGGCGCCCGGTTTCCTGGACCGGCTGGCTTTGAACGATCTGGCACGGATCGCGCTGATCGGGATCTTTGCGCTGGCCATCATCTTGGCGGTCCTGCGCCCGATGCTGCGCAGCCGGTCCCAGCCAGCGGCCCCGATGCTGGATGACAGCCTGCCGCCGATGCCCCCGATGGCGATGATGGCACCGATGATGTCGCCGATGTCCGGTGGGCTGGACGGCTTCATCAACGAGGACTTTTCCACCTCGCCCGATCACCCCCGGATCGCGCCCTTCGATTTCGCAGGAGTCGAGCCCCTCGCCCTGCCCTCGGCCGATCCCGTGGCCCGCCTCAAGGCGATGATGAAGGAGCGTCATGAGGGAAGCGTCAAGATCCTGTCGGGCTGGATCGACAACAAGGAGAGCGTGAATTGA
- the motA gene encoding flagellar motor stator protein MotA gives MFGFVGIFVTLAMVFGGYLLAGGKMGVILHALPFEMMMIMGAAVGSYFLGNSTDVLKATLGGLMRAFKGPRWTAQDHQDVLCLMFQLLKIARENPVALEQHIENPGESPIFTAYPRLAADHHVVSLISDTLRSASLNYDDPYQVEDMLSRRIATLREEEMHVPHALQTMADALPALGIVAAVLGIIKTMSAIDQPPAVLGKMIGGALVGTFLGVFLSYGFVAPLANRLGSVVKQDLGFYEVVKSVLVAGLHQHATTLCVEVGRQSVPEHVRPSFDTLEGALRELKKAA, from the coding sequence ATGTTCGGTTTCGTCGGAATCTTCGTTACGCTGGCCATGGTGTTCGGGGGCTATCTTCTAGCCGGCGGCAAGATGGGCGTGATCCTTCACGCGCTGCCCTTCGAGATGATGATGATCATGGGCGCCGCCGTCGGGTCCTATTTCCTGGGCAACAGCACCGATGTGCTGAAGGCGACCCTGGGCGGGCTCATGCGGGCGTTCAAGGGCCCTCGCTGGACGGCGCAGGACCATCAGGACGTGCTGTGCCTGATGTTCCAGCTGCTCAAGATCGCGCGCGAGAACCCCGTCGCGCTGGAACAGCATATCGAGAATCCCGGCGAATCGCCCATCTTCACCGCCTATCCGCGCCTGGCGGCGGATCATCACGTCGTCTCGCTGATCTCGGACACGCTGCGGTCGGCCAGCCTGAACTATGACGATCCCTACCAGGTGGAGGACATGCTCTCGCGCCGCATCGCCACCCTGCGGGAGGAGGAGATGCACGTCCCCCACGCCCTGCAGACCATGGCCGACGCTTTGCCCGCACTGGGGATCGTCGCGGCGGTGCTGGGAATCATCAAGACGATGAGCGCGATCGACCAGCCGCCGGCGGTCCTGGGGAAGATGATCGGCGGGGCGCTGGTGGGGACGTTCCTGGGGGTGTTCCTCTCCTACGGCTTCGTCGCGCCGCTGGCCAACCGGCTCGGGTCGGTCGTCAAGCAGGATCTGGGTTTCTACGAGGTCGTCAAGTCGGTCCTGGTCGCCGGGCTGCACCAGCATGCCACGACGCTCTGCGTCGAGGTCGGCCGCCAGAGCGTCCCGGAACATGTCCGGCCCAGCTTCGACACGCTGGAAGGCGCGCTGCGCGAGCTGAAAAAGGCCGCCTGA
- a CDS encoding polyprenyl synthetase family protein yields MQDRLARVRADVQAELDRATGTLPDGDLSRAMRYAVQGGKRLRAFLVMESARLHGVPDDAALPVAAAVEALHAYSLVHDDLPAMDDDDLRRGQPTVHVRWSEATAILAGDALQTLAFELLADARIGTADARLRLVAALARASGARGMVWGQALDIAAETAGTPLDLEAITRLQGGKTGALIRFAATAGPLIAGDDPAALDRYADALGLAFQIADDILDVTGSEAATGKRVGKDAGAGKATFVSLLGLPGAQAEARRLVGVADAALRDYGAAAGNLRALSRFVIERDT; encoded by the coding sequence ATGCAGGACCGTCTGGCCCGGGTCCGGGCCGATGTGCAGGCCGAGCTGGATCGCGCGACCGGCACCCTGCCGGACGGCGATCTGTCCCGGGCCATGCGCTATGCCGTGCAGGGGGGCAAGCGGCTGCGGGCCTTCCTGGTGATGGAATCGGCGCGCCTGCACGGGGTGCCTGACGATGCCGCCCTGCCGGTGGCGGCGGCGGTCGAGGCGCTGCATGCCTACAGCCTGGTCCATGACGACCTGCCTGCGATGGATGACGACGACCTGCGCCGGGGCCAGCCGACCGTGCATGTCCGCTGGTCAGAGGCGACCGCGATCCTGGCGGGCGACGCGCTGCAGACGCTGGCCTTCGAGCTGCTGGCGGATGCCCGCATCGGTACGGCCGATGCCCGGCTGCGGCTGGTGGCGGCGCTGGCCCGGGCCTCGGGCGCGCGGGGGATGGTCTGGGGGCAGGCGCTGGACATCGCGGCCGAGACCGCCGGCACGCCGCTGGACCTGGAGGCCATCACCCGGCTGCAGGGCGGCAAGACCGGTGCGCTGATCCGCTTTGCCGCGACCGCCGGACCGCTGATCGCGGGGGACGATCCGGCGGCCTTGGACCGCTATGCCGATGCGCTTGGCCTGGCCTTCCAGATCGCCGACGACATCCTGGACGTGACCGGCAGCGAGGCCGCGACCGGCAAGCGCGTGGGCAAGGATGCGGGGGCCGGCAAGGCGACGTTCGTCTCGCTGCTGGGCCTGCCCGGCGCGCAGGCCGAGGCGCGGCGCCTGGTGGGTGTCGCGGACGCGGCGCTGCGTGATTATGGCGCAGCCGCCGGAAACTTGCGCGCCCTGTCGCGTTTCGTTATCGAGCGCGATACCTGA
- the fliP gene encoding flagellar type III secretion system pore protein FliP (The bacterial flagellar biogenesis protein FliP forms a type III secretion system (T3SS)-type pore required for flagellar assembly.) — translation MLPTTAAGQGLGEALGPGLGENAVTLVLLLTALSLAPGIAIMVTAFPFIVTVLSILRQSIGLQQSPPNMLIISLALFLTWFIMDPVLREAWQVAGLPLQQGQIDIAEAFQRGIQPFQGFMAARTDPGTLANLAEIAPGAGPPDRLSVLIPSFMLSEIQRAFEIGFLIALPFLIIDLVVAAVLMSMGMMMLPPVVVSLPFKLAFFVVVDGWGMIAGALVRSYG, via the coding sequence ATGCTGCCCACGACCGCCGCCGGGCAGGGGCTGGGCGAGGCGCTCGGTCCCGGCCTGGGCGAGAACGCGGTGACGCTGGTCCTGCTGCTGACGGCCCTATCGCTGGCTCCCGGCATCGCCATCATGGTGACGGCCTTTCCGTTCATCGTCACGGTCCTGTCGATCCTGCGCCAGTCCATCGGGCTGCAGCAGTCGCCTCCGAACATGCTGATCATCAGCCTGGCGCTCTTTCTGACGTGGTTCATCATGGATCCCGTCTTGCGCGAAGCCTGGCAGGTGGCGGGCCTGCCCTTGCAGCAGGGTCAGATCGACATCGCCGAGGCCTTCCAGCGAGGAATCCAGCCGTTCCAAGGCTTCATGGCAGCCCGCACCGATCCGGGCACCTTGGCGAACCTGGCCGAAATCGCGCCCGGGGCCGGGCCCCCGGATCGGCTGTCGGTGCTGATCCCTTCGTTCATGCTGTCCGAGATCCAGCGCGCCTTCGAGATCGGCTTCCTGATCGCCCTGCCCTTCCTGATCATCGATCTGGTCGTGGCAGCGGTGCTGATGTCGATGGGCATGATGATGCTGCCGCCGGTGGTTGTCTCGCTGCCCTTCAAGCTGGCCTTCTTCGTCGTCGTCGACGGGTGGGGCATGATCGCGGGGGCGCTGGTGCGCAGCTATGGATAG
- a CDS encoding MotE family protein produces MARPLLPALTLLFALPAGAMLWQGADLSRLFSTVAVAAPADLLDGCGDVPEAVALAEELRDRALRIERYMASLDAKKAEIAEAEASLRDHLGDLRAQKGRTNADRDGATQAVRTDIDRLIALYDQMKPAEAAAILTNLPADFAAEILMRVQPEAGARIIAAVDPRQAALLTAQMGARSVRTP; encoded by the coding sequence ATGGCTAGGCCCCTGTTGCCGGCGCTGACGCTGCTCTTCGCGCTGCCCGCCGGGGCCATGCTGTGGCAGGGGGCCGATCTGTCGCGCCTCTTCTCGACCGTCGCCGTTGCGGCCCCCGCCGACCTGCTGGACGGCTGTGGCGATGTCCCCGAGGCCGTGGCCCTGGCTGAGGAGCTGCGCGACCGGGCCCTCCGCATCGAACGCTACATGGCGTCGCTGGACGCCAAGAAGGCCGAGATCGCCGAGGCCGAGGCAAGCCTGCGCGACCATCTGGGCGACCTGCGGGCGCAGAAAGGCCGCACGAACGCCGATCGCGACGGCGCGACCCAGGCCGTGCGGACCGATATCGACCGGCTGATCGCCCTCTACGACCAGATGAAGCCGGCCGAGGCCGCCGCCATCCTGACCAACCTTCCCGCCGATTTCGCGGCCGAGATCCTGATGCGCGTCCAGCCCGAAGCCGGCGCCCGCATCATCGCCGCCGTCGATCCCCGCCAAGCCGCGCTGCTGACCGCCCAGATGGGCGCGCGCAGCGTCCGCACCCCATAA
- a CDS encoding flagellar basal body-associated FliL family protein — protein MTEPAALPAEKKRGKKGLLMVILATALLGGAGFVSTFLGFWSPGAMLSGPAEPPPSGAHLSVEFVEVPTIEIIVPGGRARSMVMSATIETDSHHKGQVTHLMPRVSDAFTTFLSGVDPAAYDKRGVLEVIRAELVTRSRFVLGEEPVKDLLITEFRFK, from the coding sequence ATGACCGAACCCGCGGCCCTGCCGGCCGAAAAGAAGCGCGGAAAGAAGGGGTTGCTGATGGTGATCCTGGCGACCGCTCTTCTGGGCGGGGCCGGGTTCGTCTCGACCTTCCTGGGGTTCTGGTCGCCCGGCGCGATGCTGTCCGGCCCGGCCGAGCCGCCGCCCTCCGGCGCACATCTGAGCGTCGAGTTCGTCGAGGTGCCCACGATCGAGATCATCGTGCCCGGGGGGCGCGCCCGCAGCATGGTCATGTCGGCCACGATCGAGACGGACAGCCACCACAAGGGCCAGGTCACGCATCTGATGCCCCGGGTCTCGGATGCCTTCACGACCTTCCTCTCGGGCGTCGATCCCGCCGCCTATGACAAGCGCGGGGTGCTGGAGGTGATCCGCGCCGAACTGGTCACCCGCTCGCGCTTCGTCCTGGGCGAAGAGCCGGTCAAGGACCTTCTGATCACGGAGTTTCGATTCAAATGA